One Dictyostelium discoideum AX4 chromosome 3 chromosome, whole genome shotgun sequence genomic region harbors:
- a CDS encoding coiled-coil family protein: MTLFSSISSMSTSMSGSKSSIASFGSGTSMGSNSIACGGGCGGSGGILGSGLGLGLGLDLTGGSRSRGACGNGGNRGNGNGGMGGGNGSCCGGPCCGI, translated from the exons atgacacTCTTTT cATCAATCTCATCTATGTCAACCTCAATGTCTGGATCAAAATCAAGTATTGCATCATTTGGTAGTGGAACAAGTATGGGCTCCAATTCTATTGcatgtggtggtggttgtggagGAAGTGGTGGTATTCTTGGTTCAGGTTTAGGTTTAGGATTAGGTTTAGATTTAACTGGTGGTTCTAGATCAAGAGGTGCTtgtggtaatggtggtaaccgtggtaatggtaatggagGTATGGGTGGAGGAAATGGTTCATGTTGTGGAGGTCCATGTTGtggtatttaa
- a CDS encoding coiled-coil family protein has protein sequence MTLFSSISSMSTSMSGSKSSISSFGSGTGMGSNSIACGGGCGGSGGILGSGLGLGLGLGLDLTGGSRSRGACGGNGGNRGNGNGGMGGGNGSCCGGPCCGI, from the exons atgacacTCTTTT CATCAATCTCATCAATGTCAACCTCAATGTCTGGATCAAAATCCAGTATTTCATCATTTGGTAGTGGAACAGGTATgggttcaaattcaattgcatgtggtggtggttgtggtggaaGTGGCGGTATTCTTGGTTCAGGTTTAGGTTTAGGTTTAGGATTAGGTTTAGATTTAACTGGTGGTTCTAGATCTAGAGGTGCttgtggtggtaatggtggtaacCGTGGCAATGGTAATGGAGGTATGGGTGGAGGAAATGGTTCATGTTGTGGAGGTCCATGTTGtggtatttaa
- a CDS encoding UPF0171 family protein — translation MLGIILVVHTSVGGDKLVFRYPTVSRSRVSDETLSDFKQQHPLTTLNPNQPTFTKGSSNLDSTENNQQDQSTNNGSTKDKNIIYNLPSVVITPILTPKQRLCDQSFELTIENTTFIGHPTNLTNNDDDDDDEHDNNNNNNNNNNNNNNNNNNNNNNNNNNNNNNNNNNNNNNNNNNNKTNNNNSDKKEKKENIIDEFGIDKERESVISTKQSNNIDNENNKSSNNNNNNNKTNTQCEDRPKIGIQQQQQQQQQQQQQQQKKDENNKQPQQQNQQQNQQQQQQKQHHHHEEITLFNIVFVLSTQNKDIYDQKRIDSFKRISMQLSSALKHEQIRCDYMTKQVHDMLVLREKWLTEQTLDNLENKPDHHTLTERMIEKSKLAREIRDIFHGLNEKETVNLRINGWINLHLNLNNPDTYPLYPIRPYHALLAFSNDDSPQLPLYDTSPALIKLLEVAKPTKNFRDLQLETDIPLTQIYRLASHLVHWKKAKIINMMTRNNYYVLRSDIQVNYCQLNKKFSQQFNDFKLYDILSRFSSARPLSEHMSKILSNYHAQFLAIVGWLLQHDLIVQLFTYVHLMIHTIGPNGIVSGSSIGSGGNQTPNSSNNNNNNNNNSVASTLSTNSSNSSLVVQPSTFPLMPSHLSSREQSFFDNIDDNSSYYQMFKRLCVYFRGLHHLEEIMWRENISRDQLTKVLKKYKSVLIQVVHEGDDIINSTSLIKR, via the coding sequence atGTTGGGTATAATATTAGTAGTTCACACATCGGTTGGTGGTGATAAATTAGTATTTAGATATCCAACAGTAAGTAGGAGTAGAGTTTCCGATGAAACGTTAAGTGATtttaaacaacaacatccTCTAACTACATTAAATCCAAATCAACCAACATTTACTAAAGGTTCATCAAATTTAGATTCAactgaaaataatcaacaagATCAATCAACTAATAATGGTTCAACAAAAGATAAAAacattatatataatttaccTTCTGTAGTTATAACACCAATACTTACTCCAAAACAAAGATTATGTGAtcaatcatttgaattaacTATTGAAAATACAACTTTTATCGGTCATCCTACAAATTTaactaataatgatgatgacgatgatgatgaacatgataacaacaacaataacaataataataataataataataataataataataataataataataataataataataataataataataataataataataataataataataataataataataataataataaaactaacaataataatagtgataaaaaagaaaaaaaagaaaatattattgatgAGTTTGGTATTGATAAAGAAAGAGAATCAGTAATATCAACtaaacaatcaaataatattgacaACGAAAATAACaaaagtagtaataataataataataataataaaacgaATACACAATGTGAAGATAGACCAAAAATTGGtatacagcaacaacaacagcaacaacagcaacagcaacaacaacaacaaaaaaaagatgaaaataataaacaaccacaacaacaaaatcaacaacaaaatcaacaacaacaacaacaaaaacaacatcatcatcatgaAGAGAttacattatttaatattgtatttgtattatcaactcaaaataaagatatttatGATCAAAAGAGAATTGATAGTTTTAAAAGGATATCAATGCAATTATCATCAGCATTAAAACATGAACAAATTAGATGTGATTATATGACGAAACAAGTTCATGATATGTTGGTATTGAGAGAGAAATGGTTAACTGAACAAACATTGGATAATTTAGAGAATAAGCCAGATCATCATACCCTAACAGAACGTATGATTGAAAAGAGTAAACTTGCAAGAGAAATTAGGGATATATTTCATGGACTAAATGAAAAGGAGACTGTCAATCTTAGAATCAATGGTTGGATtaatttacatttaaatCTTAACAATCCAGACACATACCCGCTCTACCCGATCAGACCCTACCATGCACTATTGGCATTCTCAAACGACGACTCACCCCAACTACCACTCTACGACACTTCACCGGCTTTAATTAAACTATTGGAAGTCGCCAAGCCAACTAAAAACTTTAGAGATTTACAATTGGAGACTGACATACCTCTTACTCAAATCTACAGATTAGCATCACATTTAGTTCATTGGAAGAAAGCGAAAATCATCAATATGATGACTAGAAATAACTATTATGTACTTCGTTCTGATATTCAAGTGAATTATTGTCAATTGAATAAGAAATTCTCTCAACAATTCAATGATTTCAAACTGTATGATATCCTATCAAGATTCTCATCTGCTAGACCATTATCTGAACATATGTCAAagattttatcaaattatcATGCTCAATTTTTAGCAATAGTTGGTTGGTTACTTCAACATGATTTAATAGTTCAATTATTTACTTATGTTCATTTAATGATTCATACAATTGGTCCAAATGGTATTgttagtggtagtagtattggtagtggtggtaatcAAACTCCAAATAGttcaaataacaataataataataataataattcagttGCATCTACATTATCAACAAATTCctcaaattcatcattagTCGTTCAACCATCAACTTTCCCATTAATGCCATCACATTTATCATCAAGGGAACAATCTTtctttgataatattgatgataattcaaGTTATTATCAAATGTTTAAAAGACTTTGTGTTTATTTTCGTGGTCTTCATCATTTAGAAGAGATCATGTGGAGAGAAAATATCTCTAGAGATCAATTAACAAAagttttaaagaaatataaaAGTGTTTTAATTCAAGTTGTACATGAAGGTGATGATATTATAAATAGTACaagtttaataaaaagataa
- a CDS encoding coiled-coil family protein, whose amino-acid sequence MTLFSSISSISNPMTSSKSSISSFGSGTSMGSNSIACGGGCGGSGGILGLGLGLGLGLDLTGGSRSRGACGNGGNSGNGNGGMGGGNGPCCGGCCGI is encoded by the exons atgacacTCTTTT catcaatttcatcaatctCAAATCCAATGACAAGTTCAAAATCCAGTATATCATCATTTGGTAGTGGAACAAGTATGGGTTCTAATTCAATTGcatgtggtggtggttgtggtggaaGTGGAGGTATTCTTGGTTTAGGTTTAGGTTTAGGATTGGGTTTAGATTTAACTGGAGGTTCTAGATCAAGAGGTGCTtgtggtaatggtggtaacagtggtaatggtaatggagGTATGGGTGGAGGAAATGGTCCATGTTGTGGAGGTTGTTGtggtatttaa
- a CDS encoding coiled-coil family protein, whose protein sequence is MTLFSSISSMSTSMSGSKSSISSFGSGTSMGSNSIACGGCGGSGGILGSGLGLGLGLGLDLTGGSRSRGACGGNRGNGNGNGGMGGGNGSCCGGPCCGI, encoded by the exons atgacacTCTTTT caTCAATCTCATCAATGTCAACCTCAATGTCTGGATCAAAATCCAGTATTTCATCATTCGGTAGTGGAACAAGTATgggttcaaattcaattgcatgtggtggttgtggtggaaGTGGTGGTATTCTTGGCTCAGGTTTAGGTTTAGGTCTAGGATTAGGTTTAGATTTAACTGGTGGTTCTAGATCAAGAGGTGCTTGTGGTGGTAATcgtggtaatggtaatggtaatggagGTATGGGTGGAGGAAATGGTTCATGTTGTGGAGGCCCATGTTGtggtatttaa
- a CDS encoding coiled-coil family protein, with protein MTLFSSISSMSTSMSGSKSSIASFGSGTSMSSNSIACGGGCGGSGGILGSGLGLGLGLGLDLTGGSRSRGSCGGNRGNGNGNGGMGGGNGSCCGGPCCGI; from the exons atgacACTCTTTT catcaatttcatcaatgtCAACATCAATGTCTGGATCAAAATCAAGTATTGCATCATTCGGTAGTGGAACAAGTATGagttcaaattcaattgcatgtggtggtggttgtggagGAAGTGGTGGTATTCTTGGTTCAGGTTTAGGTTTAGGTCTAGGACTAGGTTTAGATTTAACTGGTGGTTCTAGATCTAGAGGTTCTTGTGGTGGTAATcgtggtaatggtaatggtaatggagGTATGGGTGGAGGAAATGGTTCATGTTGTGGAGGTCCATGTTGtggtatttaa
- a CDS encoding coiled-coil family protein — MTLFSSISSISNPMTSSKSSISSFGSGTSMGSNTVACGGGCGGSGGILGLGLGLGLGLDLTGGSRSRGACGGNGGNRGNGNGGMGGGNGPCCGGCCCGI; from the exons atgacacTCTTTT catcaatttcatcaatttcaaatccaATGACAAGTTCAAAATCCAGTATATCATCATTTGGTAGTGGAACAAGTATGGGTTCAAATACAGTTGCATGTGgaggtggttgtggtggaaGTGGTGGTATTCTTGGTTTAGGATTAGGTTTAGGATTAGGTTTAGATTTAACTGGTGGTTCTAGATCAAGAGGTGCatgtggtggtaatggtggaaaccgtggtaatggtaatggagGTATGGGTGGAGGAAATGGCCCATGTTGTggaggttgttgttgtggtatttaa
- a CDS encoding coiled-coil family protein: protein MTLFSSISSISSPMTSSKSSIASFGSGTSMGSNSIACGGGCGGGSGSILGLGLGLGLDLTGGSRSSGACGSNRGSGNRGHGHGHGSMGGGNGSCCGI from the exons atgacacTTTTTT caTCAATCTCATCAATTTCAAGTCCAATGACAAGTTCAAAATCCAGTATTGCCTCGTTTGGTAGTGGGACAAGTATGGGTTCTAATTCAATTGCATGTGGTGGCGGTTGTGGTGGAGGAAGTGGAAGTATTCTTGGATTAGGTTTAGGTCTAGGATTAGATTTAACTGGAGGTTCTAGATCAAGCGGTGCTTGTGGTAGTAATCGTGGATCTGGTAATCGTGGCCATGGTCATGGTCATGGAAGTATGGGTGGAGGAAATGGTTCATGTTGtggtatttaa
- a CDS encoding coiled-coil family protein codes for MTLFSSISSISNPMTSSKSSISSFGSGTSMGSNSIACGGCGGSGGILGLGLGLGLGLDLTGGSRSRGACGGNGGNRGNGNGGMGGGKSPCCGGCCCGI; via the exons atgaccCTCTTTT catcaatttcatcaatctCAAATCCAATGACAAGTTCAAAATCCAGTATTTCATCATTTGGTAGTGGAACAAGTATGGGCTCAAATTCAATTGcatgtggtggttgtggtggaaGTGGAGGCATTCTTGGTTTAGGATTAGGTTTAGGATTGGGTTTAGATTTAACTGGAGGTTCTAGATCAAGAGGTGCttgtggtggtaatggtggaaaccgtggtaatggtaatggagGTATGGGTGGAGGAAAAAGCCCATGCTGTggaggttgttgttgtggtatttaa
- a CDS encoding RabGAP/TBC domain-containing protein translates to MSYTLLPTDNSNNNNNMTVSTSTPIKSNTNNRNNSNSSNSNNSNNSNGIDTTTTTPTKKPTRDRQLFSFSELAGTNLTLLLDSEILIRIFSKLEYSDLFIVKRVCSRWKPLCEHKSLFNSLDMQSFILYCRILPMTILNNFLQTLSMDKDEIDALKMVCREMPKITITNTPNIYLDTPPPTISNQQVPLNTQYITSSSSSSSTTTVTTTINTSNSSNTATTFITNTPIGGSTTPPIKNSFVNAFTATTSSLKSFLNTSGSGIATTLNGSNGSISSPPSPNLNSNNNNNNNSQNNNNNNNNNNNNNNNNNNNNNNNNNNNNNNNNNNNNNNNNNNNNNNNNNNNNNNSQNGHLRVSSLDDTLSISSTSSNGSLSSLDSLTINNSNNSSSNNNNNNSNNNSINGNSGNTPISNRRNVFGQSLTLNEKEQKKKDKNRKERERRMEESLKIWNEDMIPNWDKRKGTKKCREMVLQGIPSLVRSKVWPLLIGNDLNITPELFSIFGARAERAKQKSEARSLGREKTVSLIHLDLPRTFPMLSIFQDEGPLHQSLANVLEAYVCYRPDVGYVQGMSYLAAVFLLILDEFNSFVCLSNFLNNPCYMTFYTMNLDQMAVYMNTMDQLMAQNLPKIQKHLKELGIQPDIFMIDWVLTVFSKALPLDVASHVWDTIFLDGEVVIFQTALGILKMYSKDLEFGDFDVCMTLLTHLPTDIDEDELFQHINSFQINQKLLNKMLNK, encoded by the coding sequence aTGTCATATACTTTATTACCAAcagataatagtaataataataataatatgacagtatcaacatcaacacctataaaatcaaatacaaataataggaacaatagtaatagtagtaatagtaataatagtaataatagcaatGGTATagatacaacaacaacgacaCCAACAAAGAAACCAACTAGAGATAGACagttattttcattttcagaGTTGGCAGGTACaaatttaacattattattagatagtgaaattttaattagaatcttttcaaaattaGAATATTCAGATTTATTCATAGTGAAAAGGGTTTGTTCAAGATGGAAACCACTATGTGAAcataaatctttatttaacAGTTTAGATATGCAATCATTTATACTATATTGTAGGATTCTACCAAtgacaattttaaataatttcttaCAAACTCTATCAATGGAtaaagatgaaattgatgCCTTAAAAATGGTTTGTAGAGAAATGCCAAAAATTACTATAACAAATACAccaaatatatatttagatacaccaccaccaacaatatCAAATCAACAAGTTCCTTTAAATACACAATAtataacatcatcatcatcatcatcatcaactacAACTGTAACTACAACTATAAATacatcaaattcatcaaataCAGCAACTACATTTATTACAAATACACCAATTGGTGGTAGCacaacaccaccaattaaaaattcatttgtGAATGCATTCACAGCgacaacatcatcattaaaatcatttttaaatacaagtggtagtggtattgCCACCACTTTAAATGGAAGTAATGGTTCAATTAgttcaccaccatcaccaaatttaaatagtaataataataataataataatagtcaaaataataataataataataataataataataataataataataataataataataataataataataataataataataataataataataataataataataataataataataataataataataataataataataataataataataataataataatagtcaaAATGGTCATTTAAGAGTGTCATCACTTGATGAtacattatcaatttcatcaacaTCTAGCAAtggttcattatcatcacttGATTCattaacaattaataatagtaataatagtagtagtaataataataataataatagtaataataatagtatcaatggtaatagtggtaataCACCAATATCAAATAGAAGAAATGTATTTGGGCAATCATTaacattaaatgaaaaagaacaaaagaaaaaagataaaaatagaaaagaaagagaaagacgTATGGAGGAATCATTAAAGATATGGAATGAAGATATGATACCAAATTGGGACAAAAGAAAGGGTACTAAAAAATGTAGGGAGATGGTTTTACAAGGTATTCCATCATTGGTGCGTAGTAAAGTTTGGCCATTGCTAATTGGTAACGATTTGAATATAACACCTGaactattttcaatttttggtGCACGTGCAGAGAGAGCAAAACAAAAATCAGAAGCTAGAAGTTTAGGTAGAGAGAAAACTGTTAGTTTAATTCATTTAGATTTACCACGTACATTTCCAATGTTATCAATATTTCAAGATGAAGGTCCACTACACCAATCATTGGCAAATGTGTTGGAGGCATATGTTTGTTATAGACCTGATGTGGGTTATGTCCAAGGTATGTCTTATTTAGCGGCtgtgtttttattaatacttGACGAATTCAATTCATTCGTTtgtttatcaaattttttaaataatccttGTTATATGACATTCTACACTATGAATCTCGATCAAATGGCAGTTTATATGAATACAATGGATCAATTAATGGCTCAAAATTTaccaaaaattcaaaaacatcTCAAAGAATTGGGTATCCAACCAGACATTTTCATGATAGATTGGGTTTTAACCGTGTTCTCTAAAGCATTGCCTTTGGATGTGGCCTCTCATGTTTGGGATACAATATTTTTGGATGGTGAAGTGGTCATCTTTCAAACAGCTTtaggaattttaaaaatgtacaGTAAAGATTTAGAATTTGGAGATTTTGATGTTTGTATGACCTTATTAACTCATTTACCAACCGATATAGATGAAGATGAACTATTTCAACATATAAACTCTtttcaaatcaatcaaaaacttttaaataaaatgttaaacaaataa